The Thermococcus peptonophilus genomic sequence ATCTTTTCAATAGTCCTCCCGACTTCCTCCATCGTTGCACCCTTCCTGATGGTGAGGGAGCTAACGTCATACGCGGATTTTATCGCATCTTCCACATCATTTCCAGCAATTTCCTTCGTTTTTGGGCCGTAGATAACGAGCGCCTTTCCAGTAAGGCCTATCCTCTTGGCAACGCTAACAACTTCTCCAGTGAGGTTCTCGCCCAGCAGTACCTCCCTTGGGAGCTGCATGAGATGAATCCTTCTCTCCATTTTTATCGCCGAAAAACTATTGGTGGGAAAAGCTTTAAGGCTATCGGAAAACTCCCTACGGTGGTCGAATGGGAGTTGAGGAGTTTTTTTACAGGTATTTCGTGGAGCCGATAAAATACAACCAGGGCTACAACCCCGTTAATACTCTCGTCTACGCGATAATCCTTGGGGTAATGGTTCTTCTCCTCTACAAGATGCTTAAGAGGATGGGGATAAAAGTAGACGAGCGCTTTTTCCTTGCCCTGGTGCCCTACATAGTCCTCGGCCCTCTGATGAGGGCCATAACAGATAAGGGCCTGCTTCCGAGGACTTACCTGACGGTCAGCCCGGGCGGCTACTTCGTCATAGCGGCCTTTGCGATAGCTTCCCTCTTTGCGGTGTGGAGACATCTGGGCCCGGATGAGAGGCTCTACCCGATATACCGCGACTTCGGCTGGGTGCTCGTGGGAGGGCTGGTTTTCATAATCATCATCAACTGGGGAAAGCTCTCTGCCAGGTGGGAGTACTTCAAGTACTTCATTCCGAGCCTTGCTGTCTCCGAGGCCTTTATCTGGGCTCTAGCAAAGAAGTTCAAACTGATAGCCGACAACAAAGTGCTGTTCTACACCCACTTCTACGACGCGACCACGACCTTTGTTGGAATCCAGTTCTTCGGCTTCTGGGAGCAGCACGTCCTCGCAAGGACGCTCATAGACCTAACGGGCACACCTGCAGTAATGTATCTGGAAAAACTGCTGGTTTTGATTCCAGTCGTTTACATACTCGACCGGATGATGGAAGATGAAGACCCCGAACTGATAAATTTCGTCAAACTGGTAATATTCGTCCTCGGTTTTGGACCCGGGACGAGAAACCTGCTTATAACCTTACTGGGGTGATATTATGGAGTTCAACTGGAGTGAGATAGCGCTGAATACCGCCAAGGAGCTTGAAGAGAAAATAATGCCGCTCTTTGGGACAAAAAAAGCCGGCGAGAACGTCGGTACTAACGTGAGCGGAGACGTGACAAAATACGTGGACAAGGTCGCCGAAGACCTCATACTCAAAAGGCTCGTCCCCCTTGGAGTGAACGTCGTCAGCGAAGAGGTCGGGACGGTTGACAACGGGAGCGACTACACAGTTGTCGTCGACCCTCTGGACGGCTCTTACAACTTCTCTGCTGGGATACCAATCTTCGCCTTCAGCATGGGAGTCTTCAAGGGGAAGAAACCGGTCTACGGAGCGATCTACGAGTTCCTGCCAAAGAACTTCTATGAGGCAAAGCCCGGGAAAGGTGCGTACCTCAACGGAGAGAGGATGAGGGTGAACGAGCCAGAACCTGAAAAGGAAGCCCTGAGCTTCTACACCCGGGGAAGATGCCTCGGTCTCGTGAGGAAGGTGAAGAGAGTCCGCGTGCTCGGGGCGATAGCAGTGGAGCTTGCCTACGTCGCGAGGGGCTCCCTTGACGGAGTCTTTGACATTAGGAACTACGTTAGGCCGACGGACGTTGCAGCCGGAGTCCTCCTCGTGAGGGAAGCAGGTGGAATAGTAACGGATGAGGGGGGAAGAGAGTTTAAAGTCAAGCTCAGCGCAGCGGAGAAGACCAACATAATAGCGGTCGCAAACGAGAGGCTCCTGAACACCATCCTGGAGGCGATGAAGGATGAGCCTTGAGCGCTACTTCCACCGCTACGGGAGGGCAACCTTCACGCTCTTCCTAATCAACGTCGCCGTTTACGTAGTCGAGGCACTGTTGAGCGGCGGGAACTTTCTGAGCATAAAGGGCGGAGTTCTTGCCTTCCTCGGTCAGTGGAACTACGCGGTTCTCAACTACGGCTACTGGTGGCAGCTCTTCACGGCAATGTTCGTGCACGTCAACATAATCCATATCTTCTTCAATATGTACTTTCTCCTGACGATGGGGAGACAGCTTGAGAGGGTCCTCGGCCCGAAGAGGGTAGTACTGACATACATTGTCTCTGGGCTTGTCGGAAACGTCCTGACGCTCTTTCTCATGCCCCCAATGACCATCAGCGCGGGAGCCAGCGGTGCTCTCTTCGGAATAGTCGGAGCACTGATAACGATAAGCGGCGTCGTCGGTGGAAACATGCAGGGGGCCCTGATGAACGCCTTCTTCCTGTTCCTAATAAACAGCGTCCTTCCTGGGGTCAATGCATACGCCCACCTTGGGGGCCTGCTGGCGGGCATCGCTATAGGCTACTACTACGGAAAGGTCATCAAGAGAAGGCTCACGTGGCAGTACGCGTACGGCGACTACTGGTGATGCCGAAAGATTTAAAAATGCCCTCCTTGAGGTATATCCCGGGCGCTCGGGAAGTGCCGGGGTAGCTTAGCCTGGTCAGAGCGCTCGGCTCATAGGGCCGCTCCCCTTCGGGGGAGCCTGAGAAACCGAGAGGTCCGGGGTTCAAAGCCCCGCCCCGGCACCATTACAAACTTCGCCTGCGCGAAGTTTGATCAAGGTTCGTGGTTCTTCTTAGAATTGCTTCACTACAAGGATTCTCAGGATACTCAAGCTAAACATTAGTGAATTTCCCAATTTTAGCCTTCTAAAAGGAGTTTTCTCTCCTTGACGCCCTATGGGCGTCCATTACAAAGCAAACTCGCAGATGAAAAGCCCACTAAAAGCAGAATTCACAACCCAAGACAGCATTCAAAAGGAAAATCCGCCCAAAACAACCCGTTAAACAAGAACCACAAACTTTGATGAAACTTTGCCCAGCAAAGTTTCATCAAAAAACGAATGTCCTTTTTGAATTGCCATGTTTTCTAGGATTCTCTCACTTCAATTGGCTGTTTTCGAGGGGTTTGCTCGCAATATAACGCTCTTCGAGCGTTAAAAAGAAGAAACCCACAGCTCTCCGCCCATTCATCAAGAAAGAGAATCCAACTGCATCAAGCCAACTCCAAGAAGACATTCAAGCTTTTGGTGGAGCTTTTTTCTAAAAGCTACTATCCCTAGACAGGATGCAGGATATTAAAGCAAATGCACTGATTGCTTTTTCCTTCCGAAGCCCTGCTCAGGTACCTCAACTATTTCTTGCGAAAACCTTTTCTAGAAAAGTGCGTATTCTGTTCCGATGAAGATAATTAAAGTCCCATCCAAGGACAGCGTTGGGATTATACCCTACGGTTCTCCTCCAGAGGTCGAGCTTGAGATACAAGTGAAGCAGCGAAAGGGCGAGCTTATTCTCTGGGTAACAAACCCGAACACCACGAAGGTCGAGATAGACAACGAGGTGGAGCTTTACGAGTACATAGGCTACTGGCAGAAGCTTGACCCGGGGATCGTATTCCTGAGGAAGAGGATCGTACTCATACCGGGTGAGACGATCGAGCAGAAGCTCCCCCTTGAGCTTCCTCCCGGCAGGTACAGGGTAGTCAAGCACGCCTACGTGAACGGGGCGAGAGTCAGGGTAGAGAAGGAATTCACCGTCCGTTAGACCAGAACCTTTTGAGGTAGAGTCTCATCGTCGGGAGCGTTACGGCCTTCATAGTTTCTGTCATCCAGTCTGGCAAATCCTTCCTTATGCTCCTCCAGAGGACGCGGTAGTCGAGGATTACAATGCTCCCCTTCTCCTCAGCGGAGCGGTGAACCCTCCCGGCAGCCTGGACGAGCTTTCTATGTGCGGGAAGATAGTAGCCGTAATACCTGCCCTTTCCGGGAAACTTCTTCTCGAAGTACCTTATTTGAGCCTGAACTCTCGGCGTCGGCCTCGCATAGGGGATTCCGACAAGGACAACGCCGTTCATCTCGTCGCCAGAATAATCCTGCCCCTCGCTGTTCCTGCCACCCATCACCCCGAGGAGAACAGCGCCGTTGCCCTTCGCGTGGGCCTTAAACTGAGCTATCATGAGGTCGTTGTCCCTCGAAGAGGCGCCCTGCTGTTCTATGAAAACTGCTTTCCCGGTTTCTTCAAGCTTGACGTCGAGGTTGGCCGAGAGGAGGCCCTGAAGAACCTCGTAAGAGGCCGTAAAGACGCCGACGTTCTTGGGAATAAGTTTTACCGCCTCGACTATGTACTCCACCATCTTCCTGTAAGCCTGGAGCGAGCGCTCGTCTCCCCTCGTCGAGACGTCTTTGGCAACGAGCACCTGGGCGTTCTCCCTCTTCACCATCCTTGGGAACTTCTTCATCCGGGCGTTCTCAATGCCCATAACATCCCTGAAGGCCTCAAGTGGCGTGAGAGTTCCGGACATGAATATCGCACTCTGGACGTCTTTTATGAAGGCCAGCGCCCGTGATGGGTCGAGGGCAACGAGCTCGAGGCTCATACCCTTTTCCCGCGTCATCAGGAAGAGGTAGTCGTCTCTACCGATGAGGGAGAGCCACAGCAGGAGAAACTCTCCGACCCTGCCGACGTAACTCCTCGGGGGCTTGCCCTTCTCTATGCGGTCTTCCCGTATGGTATCTCCAACGGAAACCATCTCATTGAGAGTCTTCACGAGCCAGCGTTCGTTTATCCCAAGAATATCAACAACGCGAGCAAACACCAGCTCTGGCTGTACTGGGGCCTCTTCTACGTCCCTTTCTGCCAGCTTTTCCGAGTACAGCTTCTCAATCCCCTTCCCAAGAATGCTCAGGAAGTTAGCTATCTCGTGTTCCCTGTACTCGTCGGCCTCCTTTATTGCCCTGTTTATCGTGTGTATGCTCAACCTGTCGCTCAATGCCGAGATTGCCTGGTCTGGGAGGTTGTGAGCCTCGTCAAAGATGACAATAAGGTCGGAGTAATCAACGCCGAGGGAGCTTATCAGGCTCTCCCTTATGCTTGGACTTAGGGCGTAGAGGTAGCTGGCCACTATTACGTCGGCTTTCTCCGCTATTCTCTTGGTGAGGTCGTAGGGACACAGCTCAAGAGTCTCGGCGTAGTTGAGGATCTCAGCCGGATGACTCGGTTCGGTCAGGAAAAACCGTATGACTTCCTCAAACTCGGCCTTTTTCTTCTTCTCGTTCTCATAGAAGGGACACTTCCCGAGCTTCTTCAGGTTTTTACAGACGACCATGGCGTTGTATGCATCGGTGGTGAACTGCTTGAGGTAGGTGTGAAGGCACAGCTCCTTCCTGCTCCTAAGCTCGACGCCAGAGACGGGCTTTTTTCGGTGGATGGCCTTCAGCTCTTCAATAACCCTGTCCATCTGCCTGTGGGTTCTGGCAAGATAGAGAACCTTGTAGCCGTACTCTTTGGCAAAGGGAAGAACACCGGCAAGAACGCTGATCGTCTTTCCAAAGCCCGTTGGAGCTTCGACTATCGCATTCTCGCCGTTCTTGACGGCCTCGCTGATGAGGTCTATGAACTCTTTTTGGTTAGGTCTGAGCTTCTCGTAGGGAAAGTACTCACTCATGGGAAAGGGTTTTAACCGGCCGGTTTTAACCTTTGCCGTGATGAAGATGAAGGAGCGGTGGGAGAAAATAGCAGAGTACATCGTGGAGGCAGTGCTGATAGCGTGGCTCGGCTATCTGTTCCTCTACCAGAACTACCTGCTCCACAACTGGCACCGCGGTCTGCCACTTCCGAGTAAAACGCCCTACATAATCCTTGGTGTCATTATGGGAATCACGTTTCTGGCCTTCGAGCTGTGGAGGAACAGGGATGTACTCTTCAACAAGAAAAATCAGGTGATCGCTGAAATTCATCCCGAAAACTCAGCCCCAGAGAACGTTGAAGACGTATCGCCCTCCGATGCCGAGGTCTGAAAGTTCATCCTCCGAAACGTCGAGAAGAGGCTTTTTGATTTCCACTATTGCTAGAGTTCCATCTTCTCTGAACTCGATCCCTTCGAGATCTCCGCCTTTCACCTTAATTTTGATTTCCCCCTTCCCGGTTCCGATGATCTCGAAAGTGTCTTTTCCTCCAAAGAAACGGACGTATCTGGCCAGATGAATCAAATCTCCAGGTTTCAGGTCAGATGCCACGATCTTGCTGTGTTCCTGCCTTATTTTTGGTATAACTCTCTCGTAGCTCTCAGAAAACGCCAGGACAGTCCTCCCAAAGCCCTCCGCAATTTTAAGAAGCTTTTTCCGCAGGAATCTCTCATTTAGGTCTGCCGAGGCCCTACAAACCAGAAACTTCTCCCCGAGCTGAATGGTGACTATTAGAAGCCCCAGAGGGGACTTCATTATGTACGTTGCGGTTTTATCGGCGTACGTCATCTCAAAGCTTCCGGAGAATTCGAAACCGAACACCCTTCCAGGGATGCGTATTGAGACAGTTTTTCCATCAAGCGACCCGGGAAACGGCAGGGAACCTATGAGGATGTCTGGCCTTGATGTTATCCTCTTCAAGGCTTCCCATGAAAATCTAGCCTCGGCTTTGAATATTCCTGATTCCATATCGAAATCAAGACTCGAAGAAGGGGTTTATAAAAATTTGGGGAACAGGGAAAGCTCAAAGCTCAAGCTCCTCGATGTGTTCGAGAACCTTGACCATCAGCTTGACTCCAGCGTCAACATCGCGCTCGTCAACGACCTCAGCGTTGGAGTGGATGTAGCGTGCCGGGACGCTGATTGCTCCCGTCGGGACACCTGCCTTATTGAGGTGAATTGCTCCGGCATCGGTTCCGCCGCCGAGGAGAATGTCCCACTGGTAGGGTATCTCGTACTTCTTGGCGAGCTCCTCCATCCACCTAACTATTGTCGGGTGGCAGATGACCGAGCGGTCCATTATCTTGATGGCGGTACCCTTTCCGAGCTGGGTGACCTGCTTGTGCTCCGGCGTTCCGGGAACGTCGGCCGCTATGGTAACGTCAATGGCGAAGCCGTAGTCCGGATTAATGCCGAAGGCCGAGACCCTTGCACCCCTGAGTCCGACTTCTTCCTGGACGGTGGCGACAAAGTAGATGTCCGCATCGGTCTCGCCGAGTTCCTGAGCCGCTTTAACGAGGGTGTAGACAGCTATCCTGTCGTCGAAAGCTATGCTGACAAGCCTGTGCTTTCCGAGCCTCTCAAGTCTGCCATCCCAGGTGATTATGGTTCCCACTCTGACACCCATCTCCTCGGCCTCTTCCTTGCTCTCGGCGCCGATGTCAATGAAGACCTGGTCCCATGTAGGGGCCTTGTTCCTGTCTTCTGGCTTCTGGATGTGAGGTGGAACGCTTCCACCGACTCCATAGATGAACTTACCTTTGTCGATCCAGACCTTGAAGCGCTGGGCTATGAGAGTCCTCGGGTCAACGCCGCCGACCGGGACGACGCGGAGGAATCCATTCTTCTCAATGTGATTCACCATGAGGCCGATCTGATCCATGTGTGCCGCGAGCATAACCTTTGGCCCATTCCCCTTCTTGTGGGCTATGACGTTGCCGAGCTTGTCAACCTTTATCTCGTCCACGTAGGGCTTGAAGGCCTCTATAACTACGTCCCTGACGCCGAGAAACTCAAAACCCGACACACCAGGGGCCTCAACTATCTTCTTGAGCAGTTCGTAGTCAACCATAGCAACCGCCTCCGTTTAGATTTCCATCTAAAGGTGGCGCCCAGAATATTTAAGGGTTTAGGTGGGAGAGCAGTTCATCAACTGTTATGCAGTCATCACATTTTCTTCTAAAGCCCTTTGCCACGAGCAGGTAGCGCCTCTCGCCTTTCCACGGAACTAGCTGGGACTTAGCGACTAGTTTTCCAATCTCTCTGGGGCCATCAACATCTCTGCTCCACTTAGCCTCTATGAAAGTAGCCTCTTTTTTCTCCCTGTTTACGGCAACGAGATCTATCTCGTAGTTTCTGCCCCACTGTGGGCCCATTTCCTCAAAAGTCAGCATCTTTCCATTGAGCTCGTGGAGGATGTCCCTCAGGGTTCTCTCGAAGGCCCTTCCCAGGAAGCCCTCGAGCCTTCCCTCCAGGAACCTTCTAAACACCTTAATGTCTCCAGCTTCGATGTTTTTCCTCTGCGGCTCGATGAGGGAAAACCAGACGTTCATGAATGGGTCGCTTATAACGTAGCGGGAGCGTCTGCCACCGAGGATAGGTTTTTCACGCTCGATGAGACCGTAGTAGTCTTGAAGAGCTTCGAGGTACTTGGAGACGCTCCCCGGCTTCATCCCCAGGGCGTTGGCTATCTCGACGAGCCTGTTCTTCCCCTCTGCTATCGCCCGAAGG encodes the following:
- a CDS encoding DUF63 family protein codes for the protein MGVEEFFYRYFVEPIKYNQGYNPVNTLVYAIILGVMVLLLYKMLKRMGIKVDERFFLALVPYIVLGPLMRAITDKGLLPRTYLTVSPGGYFVIAAFAIASLFAVWRHLGPDERLYPIYRDFGWVLVGGLVFIIIINWGKLSARWEYFKYFIPSLAVSEAFIWALAKKFKLIADNKVLFYTHFYDATTTFVGIQFFGFWEQHVLARTLIDLTGTPAVMYLEKLLVLIPVVYILDRMMEDEDPELINFVKLVIFVLGFGPGTRNLLITLLG
- a CDS encoding bifunctional fructose-bisphosphatase/inositol-phosphate phosphatase; translation: MEFNWSEIALNTAKELEEKIMPLFGTKKAGENVGTNVSGDVTKYVDKVAEDLILKRLVPLGVNVVSEEVGTVDNGSDYTVVVDPLDGSYNFSAGIPIFAFSMGVFKGKKPVYGAIYEFLPKNFYEAKPGKGAYLNGERMRVNEPEPEKEALSFYTRGRCLGLVRKVKRVRVLGAIAVELAYVARGSLDGVFDIRNYVRPTDVAAGVLLVREAGGIVTDEGGREFKVKLSAAEKTNIIAVANERLLNTILEAMKDEP
- a CDS encoding rhomboid family intramembrane serine protease, which codes for MSLERYFHRYGRATFTLFLINVAVYVVEALLSGGNFLSIKGGVLAFLGQWNYAVLNYGYWWQLFTAMFVHVNIIHIFFNMYFLLTMGRQLERVLGPKRVVLTYIVSGLVGNVLTLFLMPPMTISAGASGALFGIVGALITISGVVGGNMQGALMNAFFLFLINSVLPGVNAYAHLGGLLAGIAIGYYYGKVIKRRLTWQYAYGDYW
- a CDS encoding immunoglobulin-like domain-containing protein → MKIIKVPSKDSVGIIPYGSPPEVELEIQVKQRKGELILWVTNPNTTKVEIDNEVELYEYIGYWQKLDPGIVFLRKRIVLIPGETIEQKLPLELPPGRYRVVKHAYVNGARVRVEKEFTVR
- a CDS encoding helicase C-terminal domain-containing protein → MSEYFPYEKLRPNQKEFIDLISEAVKNGENAIVEAPTGFGKTISVLAGVLPFAKEYGYKVLYLARTHRQMDRVIEELKAIHRKKPVSGVELRSRKELCLHTYLKQFTTDAYNAMVVCKNLKKLGKCPFYENEKKKKAEFEEVIRFFLTEPSHPAEILNYAETLELCPYDLTKRIAEKADVIVASYLYALSPSIRESLISSLGVDYSDLIVIFDEAHNLPDQAISALSDRLSIHTINRAIKEADEYREHEIANFLSILGKGIEKLYSEKLAERDVEEAPVQPELVFARVVDILGINERWLVKTLNEMVSVGDTIREDRIEKGKPPRSYVGRVGEFLLLWLSLIGRDDYLFLMTREKGMSLELVALDPSRALAFIKDVQSAIFMSGTLTPLEAFRDVMGIENARMKKFPRMVKRENAQVLVAKDVSTRGDERSLQAYRKMVEYIVEAVKLIPKNVGVFTASYEVLQGLLSANLDVKLEETGKAVFIEQQGASSRDNDLMIAQFKAHAKGNGAVLLGVMGGRNSEGQDYSGDEMNGVVLVGIPYARPTPRVQAQIRYFEKKFPGKGRYYGYYLPAHRKLVQAAGRVHRSAEEKGSIVILDYRVLWRSIRKDLPDWMTETMKAVTLPTMRLYLKRFWSNGR
- a CDS encoding M42 family metallopeptidase codes for the protein MVDYELLKKIVEAPGVSGFEFLGVRDVVIEAFKPYVDEIKVDKLGNVIAHKKGNGPKVMLAAHMDQIGLMVNHIEKNGFLRVVPVGGVDPRTLIAQRFKVWIDKGKFIYGVGGSVPPHIQKPEDRNKAPTWDQVFIDIGAESKEEAEEMGVRVGTIITWDGRLERLGKHRLVSIAFDDRIAVYTLVKAAQELGETDADIYFVATVQEEVGLRGARVSAFGINPDYGFAIDVTIAADVPGTPEHKQVTQLGKGTAIKIMDRSVICHPTIVRWMEELAKKYEIPYQWDILLGGGTDAGAIHLNKAGVPTGAISVPARYIHSNAEVVDERDVDAGVKLMVKVLEHIEELEL